A stretch of the Poseidonibacter parvus genome encodes the following:
- a CDS encoding UDP-N-acetylmuramoyl-L-alanyl-D-glutamate--2,6-diaminopimelate ligase translates to MQLTINNKIFTDNSNEANENVAFVLSSFNERFKQSAIDNGCKEIIASSDLKNYLDMSSIKIIGITGTNGKTTTAAAIYSILLDLGYKVALQGTRGFFINDERVEDYSLTTPMQLGNFAHIQKAMQNKCDFFIMEVSSHAIVQKRIEGLSFELKIHTNITRDHLDYHKTIEEYINIKNSFFSDECKKLINKDDKIVKYNVKNGFAYSLDDPSTYKVGAYSFKNGMHVMFSYFNEMHSFSSSMMGIFNVYNLMAALSAVHITTQKPLDEICEAVENFAGVSGRMEVISDNPLVIVDFAHTPDGMKEVLQSFAHKDIICVFGAGGDRDQDKRPLMGQIAANYAKHIIVTSDNPRFEDPDLIIEDILKGIKNHQSVNIDVNRKAAIKKAIEMADENSVVLVLGKGDEMSQIIYDKKLPFSDKEEILKQLNH, encoded by the coding sequence TTGCAGCTAACAATCAATAATAAAATATTTACAGATAATTCAAATGAAGCGAATGAAAATGTTGCTTTTGTACTTTCATCTTTTAATGAAAGATTTAAACAAAGTGCTATAGATAATGGTTGTAAGGAAATTATTGCTTCAAGTGATTTAAAAAACTATCTTGATATGTCAAGTATCAAAATAATTGGAATTACTGGAACTAATGGTAAGACTACAACAGCAGCTGCTATTTATTCTATTCTTTTAGATTTAGGATACAAAGTTGCGCTTCAAGGTACTCGTGGTTTTTTTATCAATGATGAAAGAGTTGAAGATTACTCACTAACTACTCCAATGCAACTTGGAAATTTTGCACATATACAAAAAGCTATGCAGAATAAATGTGACTTTTTTATTATGGAAGTAAGTTCTCATGCAATAGTTCAAAAAAGAATTGAAGGTTTGAGTTTTGAGCTTAAAATTCATACTAATATTACAAGAGATCATTTAGATTATCACAAAACTATTGAAGAGTATATCAATATTAAAAATTCATTTTTTTCTGATGAGTGTAAAAAACTTATTAATAAAGATGACAAAATTGTAAAATATAATGTAAAAAATGGTTTTGCATATTCACTTGATGACCCATCAACTTATAAAGTCGGAGCATATTCTTTTAAAAATGGTATGCATGTGATGTTTTCATATTTTAATGAAATGCACTCTTTTTCATCATCAATGATGGGAATATTTAACGTTTATAATTTAATGGCTGCTTTAAGTGCTGTTCATATTACAACTCAAAAGCCTTTAGACGAGATTTGTGAAGCTGTTGAAAACTTTGCAGGGGTAAGTGGACGAATGGAAGTTATTAGTGATAATCCTTTAGTAATTGTTGATTTTGCTCATACTCCTGATGGGATGAAAGAAGTTTTACAAAGTTTTGCTCATAAAGATATTATTTGTGTATTTGGTGCAGGTGGAGATAGAGATCAAGATAAGCGTCCTTTAATGGGGCAAATTGCAGCAAATTATGCAAAACATATTATTGTAACTAGCGATAACCCAAGATTTGAAGACCCTGATTTAATTATTGAAGATATTTTAAAGGGCATTAAAAATCATCAAAGTGTAAATATTGATGTTAATAGAAAAGCAGCTATTAAAAAAGCTATTGAAATGGCTGATGAAAACTCAGTTGTTCTAGTTTTAGGAAAAGGCGATGAAATGAGTCAAATTATTTATGATAAGAAACTTCCTTTTTCTGATAAAGAAGAGATTTTAA
- a CDS encoding NifU family protein, which produces MMPFSDEDLQAPVSSIIKTKIAPMLARDGGAIELLTIKDARVFIQLQGSCVGCSASSSTLKYIVEKELKTAIHPDLDIVNVPQGMEDKLEEL; this is translated from the coding sequence ATGATGCCATTTTCAGATGAAGACTTACAAGCTCCAGTAAGTTCAATTATAAAAACAAAAATTGCTCCAATGTTAGCACGAGATGGTGGTGCTATTGAATTACTAACAATTAAAGATGCAAGAGTATTTATCCAATTACAAGGTTCTTGTGTTGGTTGTAGTGCAAGTAGTAGTACTTTAAAGTATATTGTAGAAAAAGAATTAAAAACTGCAATTCATCCAGACTTAGATATTGTAAATGTACCTCAAGGAATGGAAGATAAATTAGAGGAGCTTTAA